In one Candidatus Hydrogenedentota bacterium genomic region, the following are encoded:
- a CDS encoding bifunctional ADP-dependent NAD(P)H-hydrate dehydratase/NAD(P)H-hydrate epimerase has protein sequence TPDGMGFFNSTGNAGMATGGTGDVLTGIIAGLLAQGYSSVEAAILGTYLHGLAGDLAAKAWSMESMTAGDIVYFLGEAFKRIDDR, from the coding sequence ACACCCGATGGAATGGGCTTTTTCAACAGCACCGGTAATGCCGGTATGGCTACCGGAGGCACTGGCGATGTGCTGACGGGCATCATTGCCGGATTGCTGGCTCAGGGCTACAGTTCGGTGGAGGCGGCCATCCTCGGCACTTATTTACACGGTCTTGCCGGCGACCTTGCCGCCAAAGCCTGGAGTATGGAGAGTATGACTGCGGGGGATATAGTGTACTTTTTGGGGGAAGCGTTTAAGAGAATAGATGATAGATGA